From a region of the Ovis aries strain OAR_USU_Benz2616 breed Rambouillet chromosome 2, ARS-UI_Ramb_v3.0, whole genome shotgun sequence genome:
- the LOC132659135 gene encoding small cysteine and glycine repeat-containing protein 3-like: protein MGCCGCGSCGGCGGGCSGGCSGGCGSGCGGGCGGGCGGSCGSCNSCRCYRVGCCSSCCPCCCGCCGGCCSVPVVCCHRRTCSCHSCGKGCCQQKSCCCQQKCCCQKQCCH from the coding sequence ATGGGCTGCTGTGGTTGTGGAAGTTGTGGTGGCTGCGGTGGCGGCTGCAGTGGCGGCTGCAGTGGTGGCTGCGGTAGCGGCTGTGGTGGTGGCTGCGGTGGTGGCTGCGGTGGCAGCTGTGGCAGTTGCAACAGCTGCAGGTGCTACCGGGTGGGCTgttgcagcagctgctgcccctgctgctgcggctgctgtggGGGCTGCTGCAGCGTCCCCGTGGTCTGCTGCCACCGCCGCACCTGCAGCTGCCACTCGTGTGGGAAGGGCTGTTGCCAgcagaagagctgctgctgccagcAGAAGTGCTGCTGCCAGAAGCAATGCTGCCACTAG